In Pirellulales bacterium, the genomic stretch CTCATCGCCGAGGGCAAAACCGGCACGCAGTGGCACGAGCCTTCTCGCCCGCCGGTCGTCGAGGCCGAAGGCGTGCATCACCTGGCCACGTTTGCCGGCCTGACCGGCGCACACACATACGTCGTCCACACCTCCTGCTGCGATGCGCTGCGCGAAGCCCAAGCGGCCCACAACCGGGGCGTGCGGATGTGGGTGGAATCGGTCATTCCGCATTTTGTGTTCGACCGCAGCTACGCCGAAAAGCCAGATTTCGAAGGAGCCAAATATGTGATGTCCCCCCCGCTGCGCGAAAAACGTCACCAGGAGCAATTGTGGAACGCCCTGGCCAACGGGCTCATTAGCACCGTGGCCACCGATCACGCCCCGTTCGACTTCAAAGGCCAAAAAGAGATGGGCCGCAGCGACTTCACCAAAATTCCCAACGGCATTCCCAGCATCGAAGACCGCGTGAACGTGCTCTACAGCTACGGCGTCCGCAAAGCCCGCATCGATTTACATCGCTTTGTCGACGCCGCCAGTACGCAGGCCGCCAAAATCTTCGGCCTCTTTCCGCGCAAGGGAACCATTCAACTGGGCAGCGACGCCGACCTCGTGATTTACGACCCCGCCTACCGCGGCGTCATCTCCGCCAAAACGCAGCAGATGAATGTCGATTACAGCGCCTTCGAAGGCTGGCCACTGGAAGGCCGCCCCACCGCCGTCACCGTCCGCGGCAAACTGCAAGTCCGCGACGGCCGGTTCATCGGCGACCAAAAACACGGCCAACAACTCAAGCGCGAACCCACGCATGGGTAAAATGTGGCCAAATGGCAGTTCCAAATCTGCCTTGAC encodes the following:
- the hydA gene encoding dihydropyrimidinase, whose amino-acid sequence is MPLLVKNAEIITADQRYKADIWCAGETISAIGPNLPAPPGAEIIDAAGKYVFPGFIDPHVHIYLPFMGTFAKDNYETASRAALVGGTTSLIEMVCPARNDDPVESYELWKSKAAGRSACDYTFHFGVSRFNEKTPDELKKIVADGTASFKIFLAYKGAFNLDDTELYRTLELAKRWGVIVTAHCENAELVAQLQQKLIAEGKTGTQWHEPSRPPVVEAEGVHHLATFAGLTGAHTYVVHTSCCDALREAQAAHNRGVRMWVESVIPHFVFDRSYAEKPDFEGAKYVMSPPLREKRHQEQLWNALANGLISTVATDHAPFDFKGQKEMGRSDFTKIPNGIPSIEDRVNVLYSYGVRKARIDLHRFVDAASTQAAKIFGLFPRKGTIQLGSDADLVIYDPAYRGVISAKTQQMNVDYSAFEGWPLEGRPTAVTVRGKLQVRDGRFIGDQKHGQQLKREPTHG